In one Kiritimatiellia bacterium genomic region, the following are encoded:
- a CDS encoding ABC transporter ATP-binding protein — protein MNAIEARNLSKSYRLLGSEPPTMFGKLHRIFRREKPKLLWALNDVSFDVRPGETVGVIGPNGSGKSSLLSLIAGTTAPTSGAVRANGRISSLLELGAGFHSELTGRENIFLNGAILGIPRSVLQKRFDNIVDFAGIREFLDMPVKFYSSGMYVRLGFAIAVEMDPDVLLIDEVLAVGDTAFQIKCLARIRDFQRRGKTLLMVSHALQTVEEFCDRVFLIHKGRLVREGRPSEVIFTYLKSYMGEGGEVHAVEYGSRDVEITNVRFLGPSGAETGTFAAGEPLAVEISYRAGRQIDKPVFGFALKTGNGFYVFGSNTQIAGLRIDRIEGAGKILLKINPLTLMQGNFFLSLSVHSWDHSIQYHRLEDWYPFVVKNPTPEQGVFRLNAEWELM, from the coding sequence ATGAACGCCATTGAAGCCAGGAATTTGAGCAAGTCATACCGCCTGCTGGGATCGGAGCCGCCGACCATGTTCGGCAAACTGCACCGGATTTTCCGGCGCGAAAAGCCGAAATTGTTGTGGGCGCTGAACGACGTTTCCTTTGACGTGCGGCCGGGCGAAACCGTGGGCGTGATCGGCCCGAACGGCTCCGGAAAAAGCTCCCTGCTCAGCCTCATTGCCGGCACCACCGCGCCGACTTCCGGCGCCGTGCGCGCCAACGGCCGCATCTCCTCGCTCCTGGAGCTCGGCGCCGGGTTTCACTCGGAATTGACCGGCCGCGAAAATATTTTCCTGAACGGCGCGATTTTGGGCATTCCCCGCTCCGTTTTGCAGAAGCGTTTTGACAACATTGTGGATTTTGCCGGCATCCGGGAGTTTCTGGACATGCCCGTGAAATTCTATTCCAGCGGCATGTATGTGCGGCTCGGTTTTGCCATTGCGGTTGAAATGGATCCAGACGTCCTTTTGATTGACGAAGTCCTCGCGGTGGGGGACACGGCTTTCCAGATAAAATGCCTGGCGCGTATCCGCGATTTCCAGCGGCGCGGCAAAACCCTGCTCATGGTCTCGCACGCGCTTCAGACCGTGGAGGAATTCTGCGACCGTGTTTTTCTGATTCACAAGGGCCGGCTGGTCCGCGAAGGACGTCCCTCCGAGGTTATTTTCACTTACCTTAAATCCTACATGGGCGAAGGGGGGGAGGTTCACGCCGTGGAGTACGGCAGCCGCGACGTTGAAATCACCAACGTGCGCTTTCTCGGGCCCTCTGGCGCGGAAACCGGAACTTTTGCCGCGGGCGAGCCGCTCGCGGTGGAAATCAGTTACCGCGCCGGCCGGCAAATAGACAAACCGGTTTTCGGTTTTGCCCTCAAAACCGGCAACGGCTTCTATGTTTTCGGCTCCAATACCCAGATTGCCGGCCTGCGCATTGACCGGATTGAAGGAGCGGGAAAAATTTTGCTTAAAATCAATCCCTTGACGCTGATGCAGGGCAATTTTTTCCTTTCGCTCTCCGTCCATTCCTGGGATCATTCCATCCAGTATCACCGTCTGGAGGACTGGTACCCGTTCGTGGTGAAAAATCCCACGCCGGAGCAGGGCGTTTTCCGGTTGAACGCGGAATGGGAGCTGATGTAG
- a CDS encoding SDR family oxidoreductase, which produces MNLKDKAVLITGAGVRVGRGLAEALAAEGCRLALHCNRSARKAEALADKLQSGGGRAAVLKCDLRKPRAGEIMIKRALHALGRLDAIINNAAVFNREKLAGGTEKHIRGTLEINLLAPVLLTRAFAGIIGRGKIINILDRRVSGFEPGLAAYLLSKKALADFTGIAALELAPDIAVNGVAPGPVLAQMKGKAREKAGKIPLNRRPTIADLAAAVIFLLKSDAITGEIIFVDGGQHLLGNMSG; this is translated from the coding sequence ATGAACCTTAAAGACAAGGCCGTTCTCATCACCGGCGCCGGCGTGCGCGTCGGCCGCGGCCTGGCCGAGGCGTTGGCCGCCGAAGGATGCCGGCTCGCCCTGCATTGCAACCGCTCCGCGCGCAAGGCGGAAGCGCTGGCCGATAAACTGCAAAGCGGCGGCGGCCGCGCCGCGGTGCTAAAATGCGATCTGCGCAAACCGCGGGCGGGAGAAATTATGATAAAAAGGGCTCTTCATGCCCTGGGCCGGCTGGACGCAATCATCAATAACGCCGCCGTGTTCAACAGGGAAAAACTGGCCGGCGGGACGGAAAAACACATCCGCGGGACGCTGGAAATAAACCTGCTGGCGCCGGTCCTGTTGACCCGCGCTTTCGCCGGCATAATCGGGAGGGGGAAAATAATCAACATCCTTGACCGGCGCGTTTCCGGTTTTGAGCCGGGCCTGGCCGCCTACCTGCTTTCCAAAAAAGCCCTCGCCGATTTCACCGGCATTGCCGCGCTTGAACTGGCGCCTGACATCGCCGTCAACGGCGTGGCCCCGGGACCGGTGCTGGCCCAGATGAAAGGCAAGGCGCGCGAAAAAGCCGGTAAAATCCCCCTCAACCGGCGCCCGACAATCGCCGACCTCGCCGCGGCGGTAATCTTTCTCCTGAAATCCGACGCCATCACCGGCGAAATAATTTTTGTTGACGGCGGCCAGCACTTGCTGGGTAATATGAGCGGATAG
- the folB gene encoding dihydroneopterin aldolase, with protein sequence MHQPDTIHIRGLRLKCHIGVTEKERGKKQNITADITLRCDLRAAGGSDRLEDTVDYSALAGKLLALAAGEEFCLLEALARRIAEVCLAERKISKVTVKIAKKNVLPQACSAEIEITRKNPHHPR encoded by the coding sequence ATGCATCAACCTGACACGATTCATATCCGCGGTCTTCGGCTGAAATGCCATATCGGCGTTACGGAAAAAGAACGCGGCAAAAAACAGAACATAACCGCGGATATTACCCTGCGATGCGATTTGCGCGCCGCCGGAGGCTCCGACCGGCTTGAAGACACCGTTGATTATTCCGCGCTGGCCGGGAAACTATTGGCGCTGGCCGCCGGCGAAGAATTTTGCCTCCTGGAAGCGCTGGCGCGGCGCATCGCGGAAGTCTGCCTGGCCGAAAGAAAAATCAGCAAAGTTACCGTGAAAATCGCTAAAAAAAATGTTCTCCCGCAGGCTTGTTCGGCTGAAATAGAAATAACGCGGAAAAACCCGCATCACCCCCGTTAA
- a CDS encoding ABC transporter permease → MSILTDIFAHRELLGNLIVRNLKSRYKDSVLGFLWSVLTPLFMAGIYMVFLRILARGIPMTEILIGVFAWQFTVQCIFNGLTCITENGNLIKKVYFPRVILPLATAVSNLVNFLLTLVVQFVLLAVLLGRHGQHISLASAAVPAVIIVHFFFCFGIILFLSSSNVYFRDLEHLVNVLVMAFFFITPVMYPYGMVEQIAAACGLPFLADLYMANPMAVIISAYRALILPGAAFPLGAGSSVGAALALVFVFPAYYLFKKLQRNFSDMF, encoded by the coding sequence ATGAGCATCTTAACCGATATTTTCGCGCACCGCGAACTGCTGGGGAACCTGATCGTCCGCAACCTCAAGAGCCGTTACAAGGATTCCGTCCTCGGCTTTCTCTGGAGCGTTTTGACACCCCTTTTCATGGCCGGCATTTACATGGTTTTTCTGCGGATTCTCGCCCGCGGCATTCCGATGACGGAAATACTGATCGGCGTCTTTGCCTGGCAGTTCACGGTGCAGTGCATTTTCAACGGGTTAACCTGCATCACGGAAAACGGCAACCTCATTAAAAAAGTTTATTTTCCAAGGGTGATCCTGCCCCTCGCGACCGCCGTTTCCAACCTGGTCAATTTTCTTCTGACGCTTGTTGTTCAGTTCGTGCTGCTGGCGGTTTTGCTGGGGCGGCACGGCCAGCATATCAGCTTGGCCTCCGCCGCGGTCCCGGCGGTGATCATTGTCCACTTCTTTTTCTGCTTCGGAATAATTCTTTTCCTTTCAAGCTCCAATGTCTATTTTCGCGACCTGGAGCATCTGGTCAACGTGCTGGTGATGGCCTTCTTTTTTATAACGCCGGTCATGTATCCTTACGGAATGGTTGAGCAGATTGCCGCGGCCTGCGGTTTGCCGTTCCTGGCCGATCTTTACATGGCCAATCCCATGGCGGTCATTATCAGCGCCTATCGCGCGCTCATTCTCCCCGGCGCGGCCTTTCCCCTCGGCGCCGGTTCGTCCGTCGGGGCCGCGCTCGCGCTCGTGTTTGTTTTTCCGGCTTATTACCTGTTCAAGAAACTGCAGCGCAATTTTTCGGATATGTTCTGA
- a CDS encoding nitroreductase family protein, which yields MALLPQIQNRYSVRSYQQKKVEKEKLRTVLEAARLAPSAKNFQEWRFVVAQDVAVRRRLMVAANNQAFVGEAPVVIACCATNVEYKMRCGQLCYPIDLAIAIDHMTLQAVEEGLGTCWVGSFHEDQVKAVLDIPGAIRVVELLTLGYPADSSHPKNRLPLGKIACFDKWQFAG from the coding sequence ATGGCATTATTGCCCCAGATTCAAAACCGTTATTCGGTCCGGTCGTATCAGCAAAAAAAAGTTGAAAAGGAAAAACTTCGCACGGTTCTGGAGGCCGCCCGTCTGGCGCCCTCGGCCAAGAATTTCCAGGAATGGCGTTTCGTTGTCGCGCAGGATGTGGCCGTTCGGCGCAGGCTTATGGTTGCGGCCAACAATCAGGCTTTTGTGGGTGAAGCGCCGGTGGTCATTGCCTGCTGCGCAACCAATGTGGAATACAAAATGCGCTGCGGCCAGCTTTGTTATCCGATTGACCTGGCAATCGCCATTGACCACATGACCCTGCAGGCGGTGGAGGAGGGCTTGGGCACTTGCTGGGTGGGCTCATTTCATGAAGACCAGGTCAAAGCCGTCCTTGACATACCCGGCGCGATCAGGGTGGTTGAATTATTGACGCTCGGCTATCCCGCCGACAGTTCCCATCCCAAAAACCGCCTGCCGCTTGGAAAAATCGCCTGTTTTGACAAGTGGCAGTTCGCCGGTTAA
- a CDS encoding alpha-galactosidase, which yields MNAKSGKNKAKNQKAVSSGARESGKTNNYITSLPCEKPGWHYGSDCAIYTERFVDGRLLCAAYQDNGAPIHECDEQVCQPAFDLVVDGDALYFGWEFIAFESSGISNGGVQGTLTLKHSIKPLSLKIITCACGHGFFSRRLELTNTSKDKTLGLTSIVPLCGILWPMKDNLEDNLNDRRLSPYSAGYFKDVTWANEGNFEWQDLPANTEISTGSTHGRSGHNSPFAVLRNNIYGGYFVCQLGWSANWRMTFHSHYEGGTRLGFSAAPVAPSPMRLIAPGETIAAPEVHFGLNHESFDSAIQSLHSYLRTFVLKKGAETPQPVIYNHWGYIEHKISEGKLLREIDIAAEAGAELFIVDAGWYGDKETSWFETTGNWQAGNRLPNDLFPVFDYARKKGLKCGLWAEVESAGKKSKIAAEHPDWFIMRYGKSVERILDLSKPAVRDYVESEVIRLVERYKLDLFRLDYNLDAREGGFNLVDGHYENTLWRHVEAVYGIFDRLSVRFPGLLLENCSSGGGRTDVGIMSRFTTTWVSDWMRMPRAVRILNGMTMSLPPEYVNRLFGSCGNASERGNMETVMQVVILGHPALSGLTPSLAEANPALMECVKKYVGIYKDFIRPFHRQAKVYHHTPVISGGDGRGWCALEYVSRDQLRAVAAVFRLVNAEGNVYRFKFRGLNPALDYRLRFEPGGLFAEEKGFKLMQEGIEIELDNALTSRLILLTAEEKLPACFDQARAMRK from the coding sequence ATGAACGCAAAGTCAGGCAAAAATAAGGCCAAAAATCAAAAAGCGGTTTCCAGCGGCGCCCGTGAATCGGGCAAGACGAATAATTATATCACCTCGCTCCCCTGTGAGAAACCCGGATGGCATTATGGATCGGATTGCGCGATTTATACCGAGCGTTTTGTGGATGGGCGGCTTTTATGCGCGGCTTACCAGGATAACGGCGCTCCGATCCATGAATGTGATGAGCAAGTCTGTCAACCGGCTTTTGACCTGGTTGTTGACGGCGACGCGCTTTATTTCGGATGGGAATTTATCGCGTTTGAATCGAGCGGAATTTCAAACGGCGGGGTTCAGGGAACACTTACCCTGAAACACAGCATCAAGCCTCTGTCGTTGAAAATTATCACCTGCGCCTGCGGCCATGGTTTTTTCAGCAGGCGGCTTGAGCTAACCAATACTTCCAAGGACAAGACCCTGGGGCTGACGTCCATTGTGCCCTTGTGCGGTATTCTCTGGCCAATGAAAGACAATCTGGAAGACAACCTGAACGACCGAAGGCTATCGCCTTATTCGGCCGGATATTTCAAGGATGTTACATGGGCTAACGAGGGCAATTTTGAATGGCAAGATTTACCCGCCAATACGGAGATATCAACCGGATCCACGCACGGCCGGAGCGGACACAATAGTCCCTTTGCGGTTCTTCGGAACAATATATACGGCGGATATTTTGTATGCCAGCTGGGCTGGTCGGCCAACTGGCGCATGACTTTTCATTCGCATTATGAGGGTGGCACAAGGCTGGGGTTTTCAGCAGCGCCCGTCGCTCCGTCTCCCATGCGGCTTATCGCGCCCGGCGAAACAATCGCCGCTCCCGAAGTTCATTTTGGACTTAACCATGAAAGTTTTGATTCCGCGATTCAATCTCTCCACTCGTATTTGCGGACTTTTGTGCTGAAGAAAGGCGCCGAAACGCCCCAGCCGGTCATTTACAATCACTGGGGTTACATTGAACATAAAATAAGCGAGGGAAAACTTTTACGGGAAATAGATATTGCCGCGGAAGCCGGGGCGGAGTTGTTTATCGTGGATGCCGGCTGGTATGGCGACAAGGAAACTTCATGGTTTGAGACAACCGGAAACTGGCAGGCGGGGAACCGGCTTCCCAACGATCTCTTTCCAGTTTTTGATTATGCCCGCAAGAAAGGCTTGAAATGCGGACTCTGGGCCGAAGTTGAGAGCGCGGGCAAAAAATCAAAGATTGCCGCCGAACATCCGGATTGGTTCATCATGCGCTATGGAAAATCGGTTGAGCGGATATTGGATTTGAGCAAGCCGGCGGTCAGGGATTATGTTGAATCCGAAGTAATTCGGCTTGTTGAAAGATACAAACTTGATTTGTTCCGCCTGGACTACAACTTGGACGCCAGGGAAGGCGGATTCAACCTGGTTGACGGACATTATGAAAACACACTCTGGCGCCACGTGGAAGCCGTCTACGGCATTTTTGACCGGCTTTCCGTCCGTTTCCCCGGCCTCCTCTTGGAAAACTGTTCCAGCGGCGGCGGCCGCACGGACGTTGGTATAATGAGCCGGTTTACCACGACGTGGGTTTCCGACTGGATGAGAATGCCGCGCGCTGTGCGTATTCTCAACGGCATGACTATGTCATTGCCGCCGGAATATGTAAACCGTTTGTTTGGCTCGTGCGGCAATGCCAGCGAGCGGGGGAACATGGAGACTGTCATGCAGGTCGTTATCCTCGGTCATCCGGCCTTATCCGGGCTGACGCCGTCCCTGGCCGAAGCCAATCCCGCGCTCATGGAGTGCGTGAAAAAATATGTTGGCATTTACAAGGATTTTATCCGGCCATTTCACCGGCAGGCAAAGGTTTATCATCACACACCGGTTATTTCTGGCGGGGATGGACGGGGTTGGTGCGCGCTGGAATACGTTTCACGCGACCAACTCCGGGCGGTTGCGGCGGTTTTCCGGCTGGTTAACGCCGAAGGAAATGTTTATCGCTTTAAATTCCGCGGTTTGAATCCCGCGCTTGATTACCGGCTCCGATTCGAGCCGGGCGGTCTTTTTGCCGAGGAAAAAGGTTTTAAACTCATGCAGGAAGGCATTGAAATAGAACTGGATAACGCCTTAACCTCCCGGCTTATTCTTTTGACGGCTGAAGAAAAATTACCGGCGTGTTTTGACCAGGCCAGAGCGATGCGTAAATGA
- a CDS encoding DUF6259 domain-containing protein, which yields MTNNEIKIDVHSPYAVIMSLDLEPSGGHWGVLRPEGNKISFENDIYDLTLHKTALEADVTGIEYILRRKDETSFLLKHMEVAIEVSAADVQNILTPYGVKHDYQCLTPYNHWHWGLKDFGISSAGDPVVMALDHGQNNKCTVGMAWTAPETYIAAKPLPGFNEEWDRKYRLSLTRPRFPKDKKAPPAQVSEYRDGIFISTKPETWFRSMRRYAAYVDQRRGYKPRKLSPWSLSPCWSAAWSLWPPPGFESKLLQDRLESQLALAKDLGFGILHLDIDWTEHDGYYRQPSKKFPRFPELIKKLNEMGMALELHISTPTVSQQDPHYNDRLKKFVMATATQPEGVFNRWTSGKSAILCPRTSGLRDHLVESFQYMVDKLGVKSFWIDFNDDFVPLEPCIARHEHIWNTLGEGWDETMKTMTKAAWDINPEVTFISRRSIANLNNKPYLTHGCAFDCEYSLALNRHDAVYVRSLGDIIPYTFHEKWPDSESDQGVAMHMANCAFLMVPVVCQELARLPQGHRDVIKAWLSFYKMHASDLILGDFEPITFSLSGPFRIESKGKAFIGCFEVVPGAVPLTTEPSEIWVLNTVEKDFFTRLTPVKGTFKAQWLDYRLRPAGPEFKVSAKDGQLLLDGNCQALPSMLHLWK from the coding sequence ATGACAAACAACGAGATAAAAATTGATGTGCATTCGCCTTATGCCGTCATAATGAGCCTTGACTTAGAACCATCCGGCGGTCATTGGGGCGTCTTACGACCAGAGGGCAATAAAATTTCGTTTGAAAACGATATTTACGACCTGACTCTTCACAAGACGGCTCTGGAAGCCGACGTTACAGGCATTGAATATATCCTTCGTCGCAAGGATGAAACATCGTTTCTTTTGAAACACATGGAAGTTGCGATTGAAGTGAGTGCAGCCGACGTCCAAAACATACTTACTCCGTACGGCGTTAAGCATGACTATCAATGCCTTACGCCATACAATCATTGGCATTGGGGATTGAAAGATTTTGGTATATCCAGCGCCGGCGATCCGGTTGTCATGGCATTAGACCATGGCCAAAATAACAAATGCACTGTTGGCATGGCATGGACAGCACCTGAAACTTATATAGCGGCAAAGCCTTTACCCGGTTTTAATGAGGAATGGGACAGGAAATACAGGCTTTCATTGACAAGACCAAGATTCCCGAAGGATAAAAAAGCGCCCCCGGCACAGGTATCGGAATATCGCGACGGCATTTTTATCTCTACGAAACCGGAAACCTGGTTCAGGAGCATGCGCCGTTATGCCGCGTACGTTGATCAGCGCAGAGGATACAAGCCGCGTAAACTATCTCCGTGGAGTTTGTCGCCCTGTTGGAGCGCTGCCTGGTCTCTTTGGCCACCGCCCGGATTTGAGTCTAAATTACTCCAAGACCGATTGGAGTCTCAATTGGCTCTGGCCAAAGACTTGGGTTTTGGAATATTACATCTGGACATTGACTGGACGGAGCATGATGGATATTACCGCCAACCGTCAAAAAAATTCCCCCGTTTTCCCGAGTTGATCAAGAAGCTGAATGAAATGGGCATGGCTCTTGAATTGCACATTTCAACTCCCACGGTGTCACAACAAGATCCCCATTACAACGATAGGCTGAAAAAATTCGTAATGGCAACCGCCACACAACCGGAAGGAGTGTTTAATCGCTGGACTTCGGGGAAAAGCGCCATTCTCTGCCCGCGCACTTCCGGCTTGAGGGATCATCTGGTTGAGTCTTTTCAATACATGGTGGACAAACTGGGTGTAAAATCATTTTGGATTGACTTCAATGATGACTTTGTTCCGCTTGAGCCTTGCATCGCCAGACATGAGCATATCTGGAACACCCTGGGAGAAGGCTGGGATGAAACTATGAAGACCATGACAAAGGCGGCCTGGGATATTAACCCCGAAGTTACGTTCATTTCCCGCCGCAGTATCGCCAATCTTAACAATAAGCCGTATTTGACGCATGGCTGTGCCTTTGATTGCGAATACTCCCTGGCTCTAAATAGACACGATGCGGTCTACGTCAGGAGTCTTGGAGATATTATTCCGTACACTTTTCATGAAAAATGGCCGGATTCGGAGTCCGATCAGGGCGTGGCAATGCACATGGCAAACTGCGCCTTTCTCATGGTGCCGGTGGTGTGTCAGGAACTTGCCCGTTTGCCCCAGGGACACCGTGATGTCATAAAGGCCTGGTTGAGCTTCTATAAAATGCATGCTTCCGACCTTATCCTCGGTGATTTTGAGCCGATTACTTTTTCGCTGTCCGGCCCATTCCGGATAGAAAGCAAGGGCAAGGCGTTTATCGGTTGTTTTGAAGTGGTGCCGGGCGCTGTGCCGCTCACAACCGAACCATCCGAAATCTGGGTTTTAAACACCGTTGAGAAGGATTTCTTTACGCGGTTAACGCCTGTTAAGGGAACCTTTAAGGCGCAGTGGCTTGACTATCGGCTGCGGCCGGCCGGTCCGGAATTTAAAGTCAGTGCAAAAGACGGGCAGCTGCTTCTTGACGGTAATTGTCAGGCATTGCCGTCCATGTTGCATTTGTGGAAATAA
- the recN gene encoding DNA repair protein RecN, whose amino-acid sequence MLQNLQIKNLALVESARIDFSSGLNAVTGETGAGKSIIIGALSLLLGERADKDIIRAGTEQCSITAVFNLPDPGEIDRLLQERGLPPCSDGMLVLRRIVSAGGAGKQFVNDSPATLQTLKLLGDLLVDMHGPHDHQSLLKPDFQMSLLDAFARNEKTLAAYRSSFEEYCGLLEQKQALQADGDNAPREMDMLAFQIRELEQAKLDENEETAIAAEHQTLGNADRIIRLAADMQNALHESDRNAFDLLAAAQQAAGELAGILPIAAEWQREIREIAGRIQETARNISSVSRKIEADSARLQSLDERIALYQKLKNKYGISTADLKNMLVKAKGRLADLQNNAEKLAQIDARIKESRDQLEKKGRDLRKKRMEAAKRLAGAIQAELKDLAFTHALFSARFEEVEPQFSGLDRIEFVFSPNKGEAEKSLRQIASSGEMSRVMLALKTILAEQDRVPVLVFDEIDENVGGQTAQTVGRKLAELAGRRQVICITHLPQVAVHGRVQFAVRKRITGGRTVSNVLPLNQEERVEEIARMLGGKDITSVTLRHAQEMLERKRA is encoded by the coding sequence ATGCTCCAAAACCTGCAAATAAAAAACCTGGCGCTGGTGGAATCGGCGCGGATTGATTTCTCATCCGGCCTCAACGCGGTTACCGGCGAAACCGGCGCCGGCAAGTCAATCATTATCGGAGCCCTGAGCCTCCTCCTGGGCGAAAGGGCGGACAAAGACATCATCCGCGCGGGAACGGAACAGTGCTCCATCACGGCCGTCTTCAATTTGCCAGACCCCGGGGAAATTGACCGCCTCCTGCAGGAACGCGGCCTGCCACCCTGCTCCGACGGGATGCTTGTCCTGCGCCGGATAGTCTCCGCCGGCGGCGCGGGAAAGCAATTTGTCAACGACAGCCCGGCCACCCTCCAGACGCTGAAACTGCTCGGCGACCTGCTCGTGGACATGCACGGGCCGCACGACCACCAGTCGCTGCTCAAACCCGATTTCCAGATGAGCTTGCTGGACGCTTTTGCCCGCAACGAGAAAACACTGGCCGCTTACCGGTCATCTTTTGAAGAATACTGCGGTCTCCTGGAACAAAAACAGGCCCTGCAGGCGGACGGCGACAACGCCCCGCGCGAGATGGATATGCTCGCCTTCCAGATCCGGGAACTGGAACAGGCGAAACTTGACGAGAATGAGGAAACCGCAATCGCCGCCGAGCATCAAACTCTGGGCAACGCCGACCGGATCATCCGGCTGGCCGCCGACATGCAGAACGCACTCCATGAGTCCGACCGGAACGCCTTTGACCTGCTGGCCGCGGCCCAGCAGGCCGCCGGCGAGCTCGCCGGCATTCTGCCAATCGCCGCCGAATGGCAGCGGGAAATAAGAGAGATCGCCGGCCGGATCCAGGAAACGGCCAGAAATATTTCTTCCGTCTCCCGGAAAATTGAGGCGGATTCAGCGCGCCTGCAAAGTTTGGATGAGCGCATCGCCCTCTATCAGAAATTGAAAAATAAATACGGCATTTCAACGGCCGATCTGAAAAACATGCTCGTAAAAGCAAAGGGACGCCTGGCCGATCTGCAGAACAACGCCGAAAAACTAGCGCAAATTGACGCCCGGATAAAAGAAAGCCGCGATCAGCTTGAAAAAAAAGGACGCGATCTCAGAAAAAAACGGATGGAAGCGGCCAAGCGCCTGGCCGGGGCGATCCAGGCCGAGCTGAAAGATTTGGCTTTCACCCACGCCTTGTTTTCCGCGCGGTTTGAAGAGGTTGAGCCGCAGTTTTCCGGCCTGGACAGGATTGAATTCGTTTTTTCGCCCAACAAGGGGGAAGCCGAAAAATCACTGCGCCAGATCGCCTCCAGCGGCGAAATGTCGCGCGTCATGCTGGCCCTGAAAACCATCCTGGCGGAACAGGACCGCGTTCCCGTATTGGTTTTTGACGAGATTGACGAAAACGTCGGCGGACAGACCGCGCAAACCGTCGGGCGAAAACTGGCCGAGCTGGCCGGGCGCCGCCAGGTTATCTGCATCACGCACCTGCCGCAGGTGGCGGTCCACGGACGCGTTCAATTTGCCGTCCGCAAGAGAATCACCGGCGGCCGCACCGTAAGCAATGTCCTCCCGCTAAACCAGGAGGAACGGGTTGAAGAGATTGCGAGAATGCTGGGCGGCAAGGATATCACCAGCGTGACCCTCCGGCATGCGCAGGAAATGCTTGAAAGAAAACGCGCGTAG
- a CDS encoding LacI family DNA-binding transcriptional regulator — MHLPQRITIKKLAREIGLSVCTINKALNNKPRISPETRELVIKSAARLGYRPNTLAKALARPVLSIGFVYPDVWPSHTGLLIRGARESLELLRDHRVNSLLRPLPAGNEKAFLSTIRELADSKIAGLILCLFNYSRKCLDKAWHLLKKREIPFILLGSNIPGGPQICSVWHDCRRCGKMAAEVLDWMTPDRSVAIFIGRKGVLDHDLKIEGFQSWLDQTKLKLAGIGETHDDPAMGYPVASDMFKKYPDISGIYIGTENAAGICRCLVESGLAGKVKIAATGVSDDVWQGLQTGVINCSINQNQSIQGRQAAGILYDYLELGRMPKSSEILVTPELILRSTMDVRNPEDLCTGGIL; from the coding sequence ATGCATTTGCCGCAGCGCATCACCATTAAAAAACTGGCGCGGGAAATAGGCCTTTCGGTCTGTACCATCAACAAGGCCCTGAACAACAAGCCGCGCATCAGTCCGGAAACGCGCGAATTGGTGATAAAATCCGCCGCCCGTCTTGGATACCGGCCCAATACGCTGGCCAAGGCCTTGGCCCGGCCGGTCCTTTCAATCGGCTTCGTGTATCCGGATGTCTGGCCCAGCCATACCGGCTTGCTCATTCGCGGCGCGCGTGAAAGTTTGGAACTGCTCCGCGATCATCGCGTCAATTCATTATTGCGCCCCCTTCCGGCCGGGAATGAAAAGGCCTTCCTGTCCACCATCCGGGAATTGGCTGATAGTAAAATTGCCGGTCTGATTCTGTGTCTGTTTAATTACAGCCGGAAGTGTCTGGATAAGGCATGGCATTTGCTCAAGAAGAGGGAAATCCCCTTTATATTGCTTGGAAGTAATATTCCGGGCGGGCCGCAGATTTGTTCGGTATGGCATGATTGCCGCCGGTGCGGAAAAATGGCGGCCGAGGTTCTTGATTGGATGACGCCTGATCGTTCTGTCGCAATTTTCATAGGCCGGAAAGGGGTGCTTGATCACGATTTGAAAATAGAGGGATTCCAGAGCTGGCTGGACCAAACCAAGCTCAAACTGGCCGGGATTGGGGAAACGCATGATGATCCCGCAATGGGATATCCGGTCGCCAGTGACATGTTCAAAAAATATCCGGATATTTCCGGAATCTATATAGGCACTGAAAACGCGGCCGGAATCTGCAGATGTCTGGTTGAGTCTGGATTGGCGGGAAAGGTCAAGATAGCGGCGACCGGCGTATCCGATGATGTTTGGCAAGGACTTCAAACGGGGGTGATCAATTGCAGTATCAACCAGAACCAGTCCATCCAGGGACGGCAGGCCGCCGGTATCCTTTATGATTACCTGGAACTGGGCCGGATGCCAAAATCATCCGAAATCCTGGTCACACCGGAACTGATTTTACGGAGCACGATGGACGTGCGTAATCCGGAAGATTTGTGCACGGGAGGTATTCTATAA